In Labilithrix sp., the following proteins share a genomic window:
- a CDS encoding zinc-dependent metalloprotease has product MTGCAEERDPISRVQANAVAKSFFLGPNLEDYKDDPEFRTKSFNIDSGANTDSHVGAIGGASAVERVRWEVTENFLFARRAYQESPGADNRGLPRKEVSPGKWEFPGPATGTIVAAYRIQSHFDIRRSYNPATGEEQNVIEENVSDRPWFKRQYMRVDWGTNVAQSTSGDTSWVFGGNSDVTPIEYAPTNDNDEDRPHFEIQNGYFDVTNKYQLKSSPVGAYGIPECVLVGFFNGTTTFDCSPVEVKMRSSFIRLTGDEDFEPFEENKTFRDVVGNWGNAGNNFNREYGGAPITAWDPQYGYTDANTHTFYSFHNIWEKSHLATQCGSNADEDGDGTADECQPEVAGYSGSLGSQCDVYIGRCTIPVRDRKIKPIGYWLNADAPEDLQDEVSPDGKTITSPGALEEMTITWSQLVKVAVAYRREVECRRTHDFGDGDHRDDCHDLYFEGTGPESKEMVRFGGWGIDTPKPQEVDKGADGKDLPAVTTCHNPVRAYDLPMCGKPGELIRLGDLRKNYAIYWPHASRAPYGGVASIGGDPLTGEMIGVTATTMMRSAYAAAAQQRDIISLAMGDVKIEDLIQGVQASTYVQRVKDGKIVGGLAQAKSAAEISAVTKNIDLKTIQATVRKSIPAVTTPGTVEHLKAQIETALLRSQDSLAGTNLAKANLELEALMKRLDATPYKTELGNRNLYRLVAESQDKSSHVYNSIKTIADQDSTRAQDIFDAYQAFLGARGVCFADGPTNAGAGSLYQPALAPYFKAKYSGLDPVERGKAVYKELLRESVKGIAFHEIGHSIGLRHNFASSWDSLNYAPQYWQLRTKEGTSTTPCTEPRNGGDDTCLGPRYLDPLSDDEQGIAGESRPGIEYFANTSTMEYQIERFGETVGAGTYDLHAMKTLYGRVLETFDSRVTKYDEQQLFAVKMLSQGIAKDLILDPTKGYGLHYTRAAMKAKVFDPARDCRPATEEEKEGAKWRIVHGKVCSQGPRNHLAYEDMKSDPIAFKLQGQVIPIGANGVHWKGLDYNKQPVVRWQYRYGEDYSRGGYIHAKLFDSGADIYEITMNVIRRFDETYPWGYFRRQNREWAWWGLSSGVANNTYARLRAYHWSTTTELGRVTNPADLEDDDGERPALIASQEMFNFLQRALLMPEPGSYGGGATTNQRTKPGGTPIFDVQTETESKEVTSVIGNLGLVDGRYVQVDFDNSLGGSWDYQRYPAHAGFDDEKALAIRELVDSRPTLSTISRENALDGRDPYISFRTDTPQAIDRLLGGILSEDWETVAPSMSANGTGIVTLNLQPREPGSVGRPAGNKGIVFPNLGYSNQLAAGIYAMLFSRFSTDLVLMNKMRIQFEGDLNQNIPVDRRVSFVDPVSGYRYLAARFGNETINGKSVDSGIASRMLLRANELASRAYDGTTGANGEFTAALSGGQPTIADEAAEKELRRYVGLLDAMRQIANIFGNGPLGGGGGGE; this is encoded by the coding sequence TTGACGGGTTGCGCTGAAGAGCGGGACCCGATCAGCCGCGTTCAGGCGAACGCGGTCGCCAAGTCGTTCTTCCTCGGTCCGAACCTCGAGGACTACAAGGACGACCCCGAGTTCCGCACGAAGAGCTTCAACATCGACAGCGGCGCGAACACCGACAGCCACGTCGGCGCGATCGGCGGCGCGTCCGCGGTCGAGCGCGTTCGCTGGGAGGTCACCGAGAACTTCCTCTTCGCGCGCCGCGCCTACCAGGAGTCGCCGGGCGCCGACAACCGCGGCCTCCCGCGCAAGGAGGTCTCCCCCGGCAAGTGGGAGTTCCCCGGCCCCGCGACCGGCACGATCGTCGCTGCGTACCGCATCCAGAGCCACTTCGACATCCGCCGCTCGTACAACCCGGCCACGGGCGAAGAGCAGAACGTCATCGAAGAGAACGTCAGCGATCGGCCCTGGTTCAAGCGCCAGTACATGCGCGTCGACTGGGGTACGAACGTCGCGCAGTCGACGAGCGGCGACACGAGCTGGGTCTTCGGCGGCAACAGCGACGTGACCCCGATCGAGTACGCCCCGACGAACGACAACGACGAGGACCGTCCCCACTTCGAGATCCAGAACGGCTACTTCGACGTCACGAACAAGTACCAGCTGAAGTCGTCGCCGGTCGGCGCGTACGGCATCCCCGAGTGCGTGCTCGTCGGCTTCTTCAACGGCACGACGACGTTCGACTGCTCGCCGGTCGAGGTCAAGATGAGGAGCTCCTTCATCCGCCTCACCGGCGACGAGGACTTCGAGCCGTTCGAGGAGAACAAGACCTTCCGCGACGTCGTCGGCAACTGGGGCAACGCGGGCAACAACTTCAACCGCGAGTACGGCGGCGCGCCGATCACGGCATGGGACCCGCAGTACGGCTATACCGACGCCAACACGCACACGTTCTACTCGTTCCACAACATCTGGGAGAAGAGCCACCTCGCGACCCAGTGCGGCAGCAACGCGGACGAGGACGGCGACGGCACCGCGGACGAGTGCCAGCCCGAGGTGGCGGGCTACTCCGGCTCGCTCGGCTCGCAGTGCGACGTGTACATCGGCCGCTGCACGATCCCGGTCCGCGACCGCAAGATCAAGCCGATCGGCTACTGGCTCAACGCCGACGCGCCGGAGGACCTCCAGGACGAGGTCTCCCCCGACGGCAAGACCATCACCTCGCCGGGCGCGCTCGAGGAGATGACGATCACCTGGAGCCAGCTCGTCAAGGTCGCGGTCGCGTACCGCCGCGAGGTCGAGTGCCGCCGCACGCACGACTTCGGCGACGGCGATCACCGCGACGACTGCCACGACCTCTACTTCGAGGGCACCGGCCCCGAGTCGAAGGAGATGGTCCGCTTCGGCGGCTGGGGCATCGACACCCCGAAGCCGCAAGAGGTCGACAAGGGCGCGGACGGCAAGGACCTGCCCGCCGTCACGACCTGCCACAACCCGGTCCGCGCGTACGACCTCCCGATGTGCGGGAAGCCCGGCGAGCTCATCCGCCTCGGCGACCTCCGCAAGAACTACGCGATCTACTGGCCGCACGCGTCGCGCGCTCCGTACGGCGGCGTCGCTTCCATCGGCGGCGACCCGCTCACGGGCGAGATGATCGGCGTCACGGCCACGACGATGATGCGCTCCGCCTACGCCGCCGCCGCGCAGCAGCGCGACATCATCTCGCTCGCGATGGGCGACGTGAAGATCGAGGACCTCATCCAGGGCGTCCAGGCCTCGACCTACGTGCAGCGCGTGAAGGACGGCAAGATCGTCGGCGGCCTCGCGCAGGCGAAGTCGGCGGCGGAGATCTCCGCGGTGACGAAGAACATCGACCTGAAGACGATCCAGGCGACGGTGAGGAAGAGCATCCCGGCGGTGACCACGCCCGGCACGGTCGAGCACCTGAAGGCTCAGATCGAGACGGCCCTGCTCCGCTCGCAGGACTCGCTCGCCGGCACGAACCTCGCGAAGGCGAACCTCGAGCTCGAGGCGCTCATGAAGCGGCTCGACGCGACGCCGTACAAGACGGAGCTCGGGAACAGGAACCTCTACCGCCTCGTCGCGGAGTCGCAGGACAAGAGCTCGCACGTCTACAACTCGATCAAGACGATCGCGGACCAGGACTCGACCCGGGCGCAGGACATCTTCGACGCGTACCAGGCGTTCCTCGGCGCGCGCGGCGTCTGCTTCGCCGACGGCCCGACCAACGCCGGCGCCGGCTCGCTCTACCAGCCCGCCCTCGCGCCGTACTTCAAGGCGAAGTACAGCGGCCTCGACCCGGTCGAGCGCGGCAAGGCGGTCTACAAGGAGCTCCTCCGCGAGTCGGTGAAGGGCATCGCCTTCCACGAGATCGGTCACTCGATCGGCCTCCGCCACAACTTCGCGAGCTCCTGGGACTCGCTCAACTACGCCCCGCAGTACTGGCAGCTCCGCACGAAGGAGGGCACCTCCACGACCCCGTGCACCGAGCCGCGCAACGGCGGCGACGACACCTGCTTGGGCCCGCGCTACCTCGATCCGCTCTCGGACGACGAGCAGGGCATCGCGGGCGAGTCGCGCCCCGGCATCGAGTACTTCGCGAACACCTCGACGATGGAGTACCAGATCGAGCGCTTCGGCGAGACGGTGGGCGCCGGCACGTACGACCTCCACGCGATGAAGACGCTCTACGGCCGCGTGCTCGAGACGTTCGACTCGCGCGTCACGAAGTACGACGAGCAGCAGCTCTTCGCCGTCAAGATGCTCTCGCAGGGCATCGCGAAGGACCTCATCCTCGACCCGACGAAGGGCTACGGCCTGCACTACACGCGCGCGGCGATGAAGGCGAAGGTCTTCGACCCGGCCCGCGACTGCCGCCCCGCGACGGAGGAGGAGAAGGAAGGCGCGAAGTGGCGCATCGTCCACGGCAAGGTCTGCTCGCAGGGCCCGCGCAACCACCTCGCGTACGAGGACATGAAGTCCGACCCGATCGCGTTCAAGCTCCAGGGTCAGGTCATCCCGATCGGCGCGAACGGCGTTCACTGGAAGGGCCTCGACTACAACAAGCAGCCGGTCGTTCGCTGGCAGTACCGCTACGGTGAGGACTACTCGCGCGGCGGCTACATCCACGCGAAGCTCTTCGACTCGGGCGCGGACATCTACGAGATCACGATGAACGTGATCCGCCGCTTCGACGAGACGTACCCCTGGGGCTACTTCCGCCGCCAGAACCGCGAGTGGGCGTGGTGGGGCCTCTCCTCCGGCGTCGCCAACAACACGTACGCTCGTCTGCGCGCGTACCACTGGAGCACGACGACGGAGCTCGGCCGCGTCACGAACCCGGCCGACCTCGAGGACGACGACGGTGAGCGCCCCGCCCTCATCGCGTCGCAGGAGATGTTCAACTTCCTCCAGCGCGCGCTGCTGATGCCGGAGCCCGGCTCCTACGGCGGCGGCGCGACCACGAACCAGCGCACGAAGCCGGGTGGCACCCCGATCTTCGACGTCCAGACGGAGACGGAGTCGAAGGAGGTCACGAGCGTGATCGGCAACCTCGGTCTCGTCGACGGCCGCTACGTCCAGGTCGACTTCGACAACAGCCTCGGCGGCTCCTGGGACTACCAGCGTTACCCCGCGCACGCCGGCTTCGACGACGAGAAGGCCCTCGCCATCCGCGAGCTCGTCGACTCGCGCCCGACCCTGTCGACCATCTCGCGTGAGAACGCGCTCGACGGCCGCGACCCGTACATCAGCTTCCGCACCGACACGCCGCAGGCGATCGACCGCCTCCTCGGCGGCATCCTCTCCGAGGACTGGGAGACCGTCGCGCCGTCGATGTCGGCGAACGGCACCGGCATCGTGACGCTCAACCTCCAGCCGCGTGAGCCCGGCAGCGTCGGTCGCCCGGCCGGCAACAAGGGCATCGTGTTCCCGAACCTCGGGTACTCGAACCAGCTCGCGGCCGGCATCTACGCGATGCTCTTCTCGCGCTTCTCCACCGACCTCGTGCTGATGAACAAGATGCGCATCCAGTTCGAGGGCGACCTCAACCAGAACATCCCGGTCGACCGCCGCGTCTCCTTCGTCGACCCGGTGTCGGGCTACCGCTACCTCGCGGCGCGGTTCGGCAACGAGACGATCAACGGCAAGTCGGTCGACTCCGGCATCGCCTCGCGCATGCTGCTCCGCGCGAACGAGCTCGCGTCCCGCGCGTACGACGGCACCACCGGCGCCAACGGCGAGTTCACCGCGGCGCTCTCGGGCGGCCAGCCCACGATCGCCGACGAGGCGGCGGAGAAGGAGCTCCGTCGTTACGTCGGCCTCCTCGACGCGATGCGCCAGATCGCGAACATCTTCGGCAACGGCCCGCTCGGCGGTGGCGGCGGCGGCGAGTGA
- a CDS encoding PEGA domain-containing protein, giving the protein MRLRATCLAIALALGCVQNAHAQGKTTEASAVDPATRDRSRAAFRKGVSQLRAQDYSGARASFEEAYELVPHTSILLNLGISRLKTGDPVLAEGDLSRFLQEDTGAPPEELASARDALAEAKKQIGTLKVTVTPPTAQVTVDGSPLTLRDGAGEVRLKAGSHAISAEADGFTPVEKTADVAGKGEAKLEIALEAKTPAGPAPPPEGETPPDKDGGSMRPIAGYALAGVSGVALIVTTVLGVRTLGLASDYEAEKDPTARARLKDEGESARTGTDVALVVALLAGAGAVILLFTDIGASHEPAAPSSPSTSSRWPARWLGGGAAGGPPAILRW; this is encoded by the coding sequence ATGAGACTGCGCGCGACCTGCCTAGCGATCGCCCTCGCGCTCGGATGCGTGCAGAATGCACATGCTCAGGGCAAGACGACGGAGGCGTCCGCGGTCGACCCCGCGACGCGCGATCGGTCACGCGCCGCGTTCCGCAAGGGCGTCTCGCAGCTCCGCGCGCAGGACTACTCCGGCGCGCGCGCGTCGTTCGAAGAGGCGTACGAGCTCGTGCCGCACACGAGCATCCTCCTCAACCTCGGCATCTCGCGCCTCAAGACCGGCGACCCCGTGCTCGCGGAGGGCGACCTCTCGCGTTTCCTCCAGGAGGACACCGGCGCTCCGCCCGAGGAGCTCGCGAGCGCCCGCGACGCGCTCGCCGAGGCGAAGAAGCAGATCGGGACGCTGAAGGTGACGGTGACGCCGCCCACCGCGCAGGTGACGGTGGACGGCAGCCCGCTCACGCTCCGCGACGGCGCGGGCGAGGTGCGGCTGAAGGCGGGCTCGCACGCGATCTCCGCCGAGGCCGACGGCTTCACGCCCGTCGAAAAGACGGCCGACGTCGCGGGGAAGGGCGAGGCGAAGCTCGAGATCGCGCTCGAGGCGAAGACGCCCGCCGGACCGGCGCCGCCGCCGGAGGGCGAGACGCCGCCGGACAAGGACGGCGGCTCGATGCGGCCGATCGCGGGCTACGCGCTCGCGGGCGTCTCCGGCGTCGCGCTGATCGTCACCACGGTCCTCGGGGTGAGGACGCTCGGGCTCGCGAGCGACTACGAGGCGGAGAAGGATCCGACCGCGAGGGCGCGGCTCAAGGACGAAGGCGAGTCGGCGCGCACGGGCACCGACGTCGCGCTCGTCGTCGCGCTCCTCGCGGGCGCGGGCGCGGTCATCCTCCTCTTCACGGACATCGGCGCGTCGCACGAGCCGGCCGCGCCTTCGTCTCCGAGCACGTCGTCGCGCTGGCCGGCGAGGTGGCTCGGCGGCGGTGCGGCGGGCGGTCCGCCGGCAATCCTTCGTTGGTGA
- a CDS encoding protein kinase, producing MGQVFAATDLDARTHVALKVVSRLFVDETLMLRLHREAVAAQRIRSDYVPQVYEVGDTGDGETFLVMERLMGEPLSARIRAVGALQWNEVARIGEEILRGLIDAHAAGIIHRDLKPSNVFLALKTGRVRAMVLDFGVCKMDGLDTERLTGTGESIGTVAYMAPEQIRGAAKVDERADVYAFGVLVYEMLSGRLPHEGPSQMAILASKLEKEPAPLRSYCRFPVPEALDALLQRCLARGPHERPSSATELLREWRAIARSEGFLTGPSIPPPPRMPSGPPPPPSARDDEDPPTEISKPDALPGGLAMRLGSSSDDELLPATRTPVDFAEILPPEKYPTEVPLIKGPESQPSVPSSAHAPGQGAKLAGMVAIAAVLVGVCVLAFAFSRPDPPTRARSVATAPPPVVDTSEPEPVPPAPTEEVISADDSLELPADPAPVSGAGASRPRPPMSSPRPRPAASPAPKPKGNQGITSQPRY from the coding sequence ATGGGGCAGGTGTTTGCCGCGACCGACCTCGACGCGCGCACGCACGTCGCGCTCAAGGTCGTCAGCCGCCTCTTCGTCGACGAGACGTTGATGCTCCGCCTCCATCGCGAGGCCGTCGCCGCGCAGCGCATCCGCAGCGACTACGTCCCCCAGGTCTACGAGGTCGGCGACACCGGTGACGGCGAGACCTTCCTCGTCATGGAGCGGCTCATGGGCGAGCCGCTCTCCGCCCGCATCCGCGCGGTCGGCGCGCTGCAATGGAACGAGGTCGCGCGCATCGGGGAGGAGATCCTGCGCGGGCTCATCGACGCGCACGCGGCGGGGATCATCCATCGCGACCTCAAGCCCTCGAACGTCTTCCTCGCGCTGAAGACCGGCCGCGTCCGCGCGATGGTCCTCGACTTCGGCGTCTGCAAGATGGACGGGCTCGACACCGAGCGCCTCACCGGGACCGGCGAGTCGATCGGCACCGTCGCGTACATGGCGCCGGAGCAGATCCGCGGCGCGGCGAAGGTCGACGAGCGCGCCGACGTCTACGCGTTCGGCGTCCTCGTCTACGAGATGCTGAGCGGACGGCTCCCGCACGAAGGTCCGAGCCAGATGGCGATCCTCGCGAGCAAGCTCGAAAAGGAGCCCGCGCCGCTCCGCTCGTATTGCCGCTTCCCCGTCCCCGAGGCGCTCGACGCGCTCCTCCAGCGCTGCCTCGCGCGCGGCCCGCACGAGCGCCCGAGCAGCGCGACCGAGCTCCTCCGCGAGTGGCGCGCGATCGCGCGCTCGGAAGGTTTCCTGACGGGACCCTCGATCCCGCCGCCGCCGCGGATGCCCTCCGGTCCGCCGCCGCCGCCCTCCGCGCGCGACGACGAAGACCCGCCGACCGAGATCTCGAAGCCCGACGCGCTCCCCGGCGGCCTCGCGATGCGGCTCGGATCGTCGAGCGACGACGAGCTGCTCCCCGCGACGCGGACGCCGGTCGACTTCGCGGAGATCCTCCCGCCCGAGAAGTACCCGACCGAGGTCCCGCTCATCAAAGGACCGGAGTCGCAGCCGTCGGTCCCTTCGTCCGCGCACGCTCCGGGACAGGGCGCGAAGCTCGCCGGCATGGTCGCCATCGCGGCGGTGCTCGTCGGCGTCTGCGTCTTGGCGTTCGCGTTCTCGCGCCCCGATCCGCCGACGCGCGCGCGCTCGGTGGCGACGGCCCCGCCGCCGGTCGTCGACACGAGCGAGCCCGAGCCCGTCCCGCCGGCGCCGACCGAGGAGGTCATCTCCGCCGACGACTCCCTCGAGCTCCCGGCCGATCCGGCGCCCGTGTCCGGCGCCGGCGCGTCGCGACCGCGCCCTCCGATGTCGTCGCCGCGCCCGCGCCCGGCCGCCTCTCCCGCGCCCAAGCCGAAGGGCAACCAGGGAATCACGTCCCAGCCGCGGTACTGA
- a CDS encoding AMP-binding protein — translation MWNELSARARGVVDQLRDVPTRLRVAAEFSRSTGMLWSMTQPGLAELVKVMASGSQNPSKIYRVHAANSPNKPALIWRGRTSTFAELDRRIDRFAAGLAQRGFGRNQSVILMMKNRPEHLELGAAATRLGAASVAISWRSTASELVYLANHSGARGIALDEELLPVLEEARPHLSSDFLANVFVAGDTLDALLESDPRAAKEEAAGEDAAIVIYTSGTTGKPKGAVRKFPKDTMPAAMRFINETPMRIDDVHLVTCPLYHSTAFGFMTFAHVLGNTVVLMDEFKPEAFLSLVEQHEVTSTAMVPTMLHRILELPAETRARYDARSLRAVFTTGAALPGPLANDFMDAYGDVVFNLYGSTETGMVTLAKPEDLRAAPGTIGKAVPGNDIRLLDDDKRDVAPGEVGELYVKNQVLVAGYHKDAKATSDSMVDGYFSVGDLARRDRDGRFFIEGRKRDMVISGGVNVYPAEVEGVLEQHPAVGEVAVVGVPDREWGERVRAFVVPKLGMTLDEPTLKTFARERLSGPKVPRDFVFLDALPRNPTGKVLKRELRDHAVG, via the coding sequence ATGTGGAACGAGTTGTCCGCTCGCGCTCGCGGCGTCGTCGACCAGCTCCGGGACGTGCCCACCCGCCTCCGCGTCGCGGCCGAGTTCTCGCGCTCGACGGGGATGCTCTGGTCGATGACGCAGCCCGGGCTCGCCGAGCTCGTGAAGGTGATGGCGAGCGGCTCGCAGAACCCGTCGAAGATCTACCGCGTCCACGCCGCGAACTCGCCGAACAAACCCGCGCTGATCTGGCGCGGCCGCACCTCCACCTTCGCGGAGCTCGATCGGCGGATCGATCGCTTCGCGGCGGGCCTCGCCCAGCGCGGGTTCGGTCGCAACCAGAGCGTCATCCTGATGATGAAAAACCGCCCCGAGCACCTCGAGCTCGGCGCGGCGGCGACGCGGCTCGGCGCGGCGTCGGTCGCGATCTCGTGGCGCTCGACCGCGTCGGAGCTCGTGTACCTCGCGAACCACTCCGGCGCGCGCGGCATCGCGCTCGACGAGGAGCTCCTCCCGGTCCTCGAGGAGGCGCGGCCGCACCTCTCGTCCGACTTCCTCGCGAACGTGTTCGTCGCGGGCGACACGCTCGACGCGCTGCTCGAGAGCGACCCGCGCGCGGCGAAGGAGGAGGCGGCGGGGGAGGACGCCGCGATCGTGATCTACACGTCGGGCACGACCGGCAAGCCGAAGGGCGCGGTGCGCAAGTTCCCGAAGGACACGATGCCGGCCGCGATGCGGTTCATCAACGAGACGCCGATGCGCATCGACGACGTGCACCTCGTGACGTGCCCGCTCTATCACTCGACCGCGTTCGGCTTCATGACGTTCGCGCACGTGCTCGGGAACACGGTCGTGCTGATGGACGAGTTCAAGCCGGAGGCGTTCCTCTCGCTCGTCGAGCAGCACGAGGTGACGTCGACGGCGATGGTCCCGACGATGCTCCATCGCATCCTCGAGCTCCCGGCCGAGACGCGGGCGCGCTACGACGCGCGCTCCCTCCGCGCCGTGTTCACCACCGGCGCGGCGCTGCCGGGCCCGCTCGCGAACGACTTCATGGACGCGTACGGCGACGTGGTCTTCAACCTCTACGGCTCGACCGAGACGGGGATGGTGACGCTCGCGAAGCCGGAGGACCTCCGCGCGGCGCCGGGCACGATCGGCAAGGCGGTGCCGGGCAACGACATCCGTCTCCTCGACGACGACAAGCGCGACGTCGCGCCGGGAGAGGTGGGGGAGCTCTACGTGAAGAACCAGGTCCTCGTCGCCGGCTATCACAAGGACGCGAAGGCCACGAGCGACAGCATGGTCGACGGCTACTTCAGCGTCGGCGACCTCGCGCGCCGCGATCGCGACGGCCGCTTCTTCATCGAAGGCCGCAAGCGCGACATGGTCATCTCCGGCGGCGTGAACGTGTACCCCGCCGAGGTGGAGGGCGTGCTCGAGCAGCACCCGGCGGTGGGGGAGGTCGCGGTCGTCGGGGTCCCCGATCGCGAGTGGGGCGAGCGAGTCCGCGCCTTCGTCGTCCCCAAGCTCGGAATGACGCTCGACGAGCCCACCCTCAAGACCTTCGCGCGCGAGCGCCTCTCCGGCCCGAAGGTCCCCCGCGACTTCGTCTTCCTCGACGCCCTCCCCCGCAACCCTACGGGGAAGGTCCTGAAACGCGAGCTCCGCGACCACGCGGTCGGCTGA
- a CDS encoding TIGR02266 family protein — protein MTDTSEQPEAREDDRAAVTLKVDYKRLNTFFADYTKNISKGGTFIRTAQPLELGTEFRFELTVPSADTTEDGAPSGEIRLQLTGVVKWIVSEAEATVTKPAGMGIQFVFADAAEREKVQTIVTDLMKASLGEHLARKLLNGA, from the coding sequence ATGACGGACACGAGCGAGCAGCCGGAGGCGCGCGAAGACGACCGCGCCGCGGTCACGCTGAAGGTCGACTACAAACGGCTGAACACGTTCTTCGCCGACTACACGAAGAACATCTCGAAGGGCGGGACGTTCATCCGGACGGCGCAGCCGCTCGAGCTCGGCACCGAGTTCCGCTTCGAGCTCACGGTGCCGTCCGCCGACACGACCGAAGACGGCGCGCCGAGCGGCGAGATCCGCCTCCAGCTCACGGGCGTCGTGAAGTGGATCGTCTCCGAGGCGGAGGCGACGGTGACGAAGCCCGCGGGGATGGGGATCCAGTTCGTCTTCGCGGACGCGGCCGAGCGCGAGAAGGTCCAGACGATCGTGACCGACCTCATGAAGGCGTCCCTCGGCGAGCACCTCGCGAGGAAGCTCTTGAACGGCGCCTGA
- the nadA gene encoding quinolinate synthase NadA → MRSLPIAGRAAPRPIDPSLDLEDEIAKLKKEKNAVILAHYYQDSDIQDVADFIGDSLQLAQAAAKTQADVICFAGVHFMAETAKILNPDKIVVVPDMEAGCSLASGAPAAKVAAWKARFPGAVLASYINCSAEVKALSDYIVTSSNAEKIVSKIPEGKPILFAPDKNLGGWINKKLGKRMELWPGTCIVHDTFSERKIIALEARHPNALLLAHPECDDVILKMADYIGSTTGILNYATKSDAKSFIVATEPGILHQMQKAAPDKEFIPAPPEASCACNECPHMKKNTLEKVYLALRDLEPRLEMDPALMKAALVPLNRMLELSA, encoded by the coding sequence ATGCGCTCGCTCCCGATCGCCGGCCGCGCCGCGCCGCGACCGATCGATCCTTCGCTCGACCTCGAGGACGAGATCGCGAAGCTCAAGAAGGAGAAGAACGCGGTCATCCTCGCGCACTACTACCAGGACAGCGACATCCAGGACGTCGCCGACTTCATCGGCGACTCGCTCCAGCTCGCGCAGGCCGCGGCGAAGACGCAGGCCGACGTCATCTGCTTCGCCGGGGTCCACTTCATGGCGGAGACGGCGAAGATCCTGAACCCCGACAAGATCGTCGTCGTCCCCGACATGGAAGCGGGCTGCTCGCTCGCGTCGGGCGCGCCGGCGGCGAAGGTGGCGGCGTGGAAGGCGCGGTTCCCCGGCGCCGTGCTCGCGAGCTACATCAACTGCTCCGCCGAGGTGAAGGCGCTCTCCGACTACATCGTGACGTCGTCGAACGCCGAGAAGATCGTCTCGAAGATCCCGGAGGGCAAGCCGATCCTCTTCGCGCCGGACAAGAACCTCGGCGGCTGGATCAACAAGAAGCTCGGCAAGCGGATGGAGCTGTGGCCGGGCACCTGCATCGTCCACGACACGTTCAGCGAGCGGAAGATCATCGCGCTCGAGGCGCGCCACCCGAACGCGCTCCTCCTCGCCCACCCCGAGTGCGACGACGTGATCCTCAAGATGGCCGACTACATCGGCTCGACGACGGGCATCCTCAACTACGCGACGAAGAGCGACGCGAAGTCGTTCATCGTCGCGACCGAGCCGGGCATCCTCCACCAGATGCAGAAGGCGGCGCCGGACAAGGAGTTCATCCCCGCCCCGCCCGAGGCGAGCTGCGCGTGCAACGAGTGCCCGCACATGAAGAAGAACACGCTCGAGAAGGTCTACCTCGCGCTGCGCGACCTCGAGCCCCGCCTCGAGATGGACCCCGCGCTGATGAAGGCCGCGCTCGTGCCGCTGAACCGCATGCTCGAGCTGAGCGCTTGA